In Caproiciproducens sp. NJN-50, the following are encoded in one genomic region:
- a CDS encoding toprim domain-containing protein — protein MIRVKEAVIVEGKYDKIKLSSLIDGLILQTNGFRIFKDPDQMALIRSLADTRGILILTDSDAAGFLIRNYLSSCIAPEKIRHAYIPDILGKEKRKQKPSREGKLGVEGVPAEILKRALLRAGAGVEEERLPLVRRITKADFFFCGLSGGPSSSEKRAALLKRLSLPEHLSANALLEVLNGILSYEEFARIAAEL, from the coding sequence TTGATTCGCGTGAAGGAAGCGGTGATCGTAGAGGGAAAATATGATAAGATCAAGCTGTCTTCCCTGATCGACGGCCTGATCCTGCAAACGAACGGATTCCGGATTTTCAAGGACCCGGATCAAATGGCGCTGATTCGCTCTCTGGCTGATACCCGCGGCATCCTGATTTTGACGGACAGCGACGCAGCGGGATTTCTGATCCGCAATTACCTCTCCAGTTGCATCGCACCTGAAAAGATTCGCCATGCCTACATCCCGGATATTCTTGGAAAAGAAAAGAGAAAGCAAAAGCCTTCCCGCGAAGGGAAACTCGGTGTGGAAGGAGTGCCGGCGGAAATTTTAAAGCGGGCACTGCTGCGCGCGGGAGCCGGTGTGGAAGAGGAGCGGCTGCCTTTGGTGCGGCGGATCACGAAGGCGGATTTCTTTTTCTGCGGCTTATCCGGCGGTCCCTCAAGTTCAGAGAAGCGCGCCGCTCTGCTGAAGAGGCTTTCTCTTCCAGAGCATTTGTCCGCAAATGCTCTGCTGGAAGTGCTCAATGGAATCCTGAGCTATGAAGAATTTGCCCGGATTGCGGCGGAACTTTAA
- a CDS encoding sugar O-acetyltransferase, whose amino-acid sequence MTEKEKMLSGRLYIAQDEELARMNQNAKRLIRLFNQTNEEESGKRIVYLKELFGLTGENIWIEPTFHCDYGCHIFVGENFYANYDCLIIDVCTVTIGDHVLFGPRVCVYTAAHPIDAEVRATGLEYGKPVAIGNDVWVGGNTVINPGTTIGNNVVIGSGSVVTKDIPSGVIAAGNPCKVLRPITDEDSKYWNTKRKEYKKGSK is encoded by the coding sequence ATGACGGAAAAAGAAAAAATGCTTTCAGGCAGACTGTATATTGCACAGGACGAAGAACTGGCACGGATGAATCAAAATGCAAAACGTCTGATTCGCCTGTTCAATCAAACGAATGAGGAAGAGTCTGGCAAGCGTATCGTTTACTTGAAAGAATTATTTGGTTTAACAGGTGAAAATATCTGGATTGAGCCGACTTTCCATTGCGACTATGGCTGTCATATTTTTGTGGGAGAAAACTTCTACGCCAATTACGACTGCCTCATTATTGATGTGTGCACTGTGACCATCGGCGATCATGTTCTCTTTGGTCCTCGTGTCTGCGTTTATACGGCCGCACACCCTATTGACGCAGAAGTACGGGCAACCGGCTTGGAATACGGAAAACCCGTGGCCATCGGTAACGACGTATGGGTCGGCGGAAACACTGTCATCAATCCCGGTACTACCATAGGCAATAATGTGGTGATCGGTTCCGGTTCTGTGGTTACAAAGGATATCCCAAGCGGTGTTATTGCAGCCGGAAATCCCTGCAAAGTGCTGCGGCCCATCACAGACGAGGATTCCAAATACTGGAACACAAAGCGAAAAGAATATAAGAAAGGATCAAAATGA
- a CDS encoding histidine triad nucleotide-binding protein: MDCVFCKIAAGEIPCKKIYEDDRILAFYDLEPQAPVHILLIPKNHIGSVAEITPENSAVVAHIYEVAARLAKENKLDGGFRVVCNTGADGGQSVPHLHFHLLGGRSMKWPPG, from the coding sequence TTGGATTGTGTATTCTGCAAAATTGCTGCGGGAGAAATCCCGTGTAAAAAGATTTACGAGGACGATCGGATTTTAGCTTTTTATGACCTGGAACCACAGGCGCCGGTTCATATCCTTTTGATTCCTAAAAATCACATTGGCTCCGTCGCTGAAATCACGCCGGAAAACAGTGCCGTTGTTGCCCATATCTACGAAGTCGCGGCCCGGCTTGCAAAGGAAAACAAGCTGGACGGCGGGTTCCGCGTTGTCTGCAACACAGGCGCGGACGGCGGCCAGTCGGTGCCGCATCTGCATTTTCATCTGCTGGGCGGGCGCTCGATGAAATGGCCTCCGGGCTGA
- a CDS encoding PhzF family isomerase: protein MKKVYHIYQIDAFTKKRFTGNPAGVVTNADGLSDLEMQQIARELNNSETAFIITEKHRGYDMLVRFFTPTKEVPICGHATIAAHYANALEKHMQGHTRVLQKTGAGILPVDIYREGDDYRIAMTQGKIQIDEPLPPDFQKQILSALGLEADQLLPSCPIAIASTGHSKVMVGIRRIEQLQNLNPDLSALVRISNAIGCNGYYVFTLDTKKQPLVHGRMFAPAIGIPEDPVTGNANGPLGAYLVHFEFADNTKNEFSFEAVQGEAIGRMGTMTVKVSISDKQPISVQIFGNATIAFLTKIEI from the coding sequence ATGAAAAAAGTCTATCACATATATCAAATTGATGCTTTTACAAAAAAACGTTTTACCGGAAATCCGGCCGGTGTCGTTACAAATGCAGACGGATTATCCGATTTGGAAATGCAGCAGATCGCCAGAGAACTTAACAATTCGGAAACCGCGTTTATCATTACGGAAAAGCACAGGGGCTATGATATGCTTGTACGCTTTTTCACGCCAACCAAGGAAGTCCCGATTTGCGGACACGCAACAATCGCGGCACACTATGCAAATGCATTGGAAAAACATATGCAAGGTCATACTCGCGTTTTGCAAAAAACAGGCGCCGGGATATTACCTGTGGATATTTATCGGGAAGGTGATGATTACCGGATTGCTATGACGCAAGGAAAAATCCAAATTGACGAACCGTTACCCCCGGACTTTCAAAAACAAATTCTATCTGCGCTGGGATTGGAAGCTGACCAGCTTTTGCCGTCCTGTCCAATTGCCATTGCATCGACCGGGCATTCTAAAGTAATGGTTGGAATTCGACGAATTGAACAGCTCCAAAATCTTAACCCTGATTTATCCGCGCTGGTTCGCATTAGCAATGCCATTGGCTGCAACGGATACTATGTGTTCACACTTGATACCAAAAAGCAGCCGCTTGTGCATGGAAGGATGTTTGCACCGGCTATCGGCATCCCGGAAGACCCGGTAACCGGTAACGCTAACGGGCCGCTCGGCGCATATCTTGTTCATTTTGAGTTTGCAGACAATACCAAAAATGAGTTCTCATTTGAAGCAGTTCAAGGCGAAGCGATCGGAAGAATGGGCACCATGACAGTTAAAGTATCTATTTCAGACAAACAACCCATCAGCGTCCAAATTTTCGGGAATGCTACCATAGCCTTTTTAACAAAAATAGAGATTTAA
- a CDS encoding ComEC/Rec2 family competence protein has translation MRRPLVLVGFCYLLTLAAAVYLGAENSYYLFWCCIAFFALSVSIRKMREVMVFPAAFLTAAVAFGCFAGYSRAAVEPPRVLDGADAEVKGTVCELPYSQYGRWYYVVRLDSVSVPGTPQKFKIRLSSQNELSVGPYSRISCKVHFFRPQGGEGYSSESYYESRGIRMFAYLSGPGRVSVMPPGSKPPYYYALLLRQAMISSVDSMLPQQEASSLIRGMLLGDKTSLGTETEEDFRSAGVSHLLAVSGLHMATIAQLLFLLFGLLRIPKRRSAPIAGAGILCFMAVTGFVPSVVRSGIMCLLCLAAPLMSRRADPLNSLGAAVLILCLPNPYAAADVGLLLSFSATLGLILFAGPIQNWLDGRLDRLRPLRRLTRGIDGILATSAAAIVSTLPVMILSFGSVSLIAPISNLLMLVPASLMISLSAVGAVIGLFAPQSFLLMPFALSGGLLSKYLLTCAKLLARVPFASVSASYGYIFLWLAGSILLFAAAFSAHGGRRLTLTAGILSAVMLVTGILSYGIISRGVTRIAALDVGTGLSVAVTENGHSAVFGCGGYNSNNIKKYLSGRNIRSLDELCLLTKDHEEDVNSADLTKRISADHLSMPEGSRYDGFVQEAAAGSRSDFLKEDASSEQAWQNIEIQKRSCNGGIAVRMKVQNVSVLLLPAEADASALPESWLSPDFLITDMLPGEAAGLHPLCTILSMDEQDLCKLPAQNGNHTFWTGGFGTVVLELRGDRILSVGRES, from the coding sequence ATGAGACGGCCGCTGGTGTTGGTGGGATTTTGCTATCTGCTGACGCTGGCGGCCGCGGTTTATCTGGGCGCCGAAAATTCGTATTATTTATTTTGGTGTTGCATTGCATTTTTCGCATTGTCTGTCTCCATTCGAAAAATGCGTGAAGTCATGGTGTTCCCTGCGGCGTTTCTGACGGCGGCGGTTGCATTTGGCTGCTTTGCGGGTTATTCCCGGGCGGCGGTCGAGCCGCCCCGTGTGTTGGACGGGGCGGATGCGGAAGTAAAGGGCACGGTCTGTGAGCTGCCGTATTCGCAGTACGGGCGGTGGTATTATGTGGTCAGACTTGATTCGGTTTCGGTGCCGGGCACGCCGCAGAAGTTTAAAATCCGTCTGTCCTCGCAGAATGAGCTTTCCGTCGGCCCTTATTCCCGCATCAGCTGCAAAGTGCACTTCTTTCGTCCGCAGGGAGGGGAGGGCTACAGTTCCGAGTCTTATTATGAGTCCCGGGGAATCCGGATGTTTGCTTATCTTTCCGGGCCCGGGAGGGTCTCCGTCATGCCGCCCGGTTCGAAACCTCCGTATTATTATGCCCTTCTGCTTCGTCAGGCGATGATTTCCTCCGTGGATTCGATGCTTCCGCAGCAGGAGGCATCCAGCCTGATCCGGGGAATGCTGCTCGGAGATAAAACTTCTTTGGGGACGGAGACGGAGGAAGATTTCCGTTCCGCCGGTGTTTCCCATCTGCTCGCCGTTTCCGGCCTTCATATGGCGACGATCGCCCAACTTTTGTTTCTGCTGTTTGGTCTTCTTCGGATTCCGAAACGGCGCTCCGCCCCGATCGCCGGAGCCGGAATTCTTTGTTTTATGGCGGTAACGGGTTTTGTCCCTTCCGTGGTGCGGAGCGGCATCATGTGTCTACTCTGCCTGGCGGCGCCTCTGATGTCCCGCCGTGCCGATCCGCTCAATTCACTTGGAGCGGCGGTTTTAATCCTTTGCCTGCCGAATCCGTATGCGGCTGCGGATGTGGGATTGCTGTTGTCCTTCTCAGCCACGCTGGGCCTCATTCTGTTTGCGGGGCCGATTCAGAACTGGCTTGACGGGCGCTTGGACCGGCTCCGGCCGCTGCGGCGGCTGACGCGGGGCATTGACGGGATCCTGGCGACGTCGGCGGCCGCGATTGTATCCACGCTGCCTGTGATGATTCTCTCGTTTGGAAGCGTTTCCCTGATCGCCCCGATTTCCAACCTGCTGATGCTGGTTCCGGCTTCGCTGATGATTTCCCTGTCCGCAGTTGGGGCGGTAATCGGTCTGTTTGCTCCTCAGTCGTTTCTTCTGATGCCGTTTGCGCTTTCCGGGGGATTGCTTTCCAAATATCTGCTGACCTGTGCCAAACTGTTGGCGAGAGTGCCTTTCGCAAGCGTTTCGGCTTCCTACGGCTATATTTTTCTGTGGCTGGCCGGTTCCATTCTGCTGTTTGCGGCGGCCTTCTCCGCGCACGGAGGCCGGCGGCTGACTTTGACTGCGGGGATTCTTTCCGCAGTGATGCTCGTCACGGGCATTCTGAGCTATGGAATCATCTCCCGCGGCGTGACCCGGATCGCCGCGCTCGACGTTGGAACGGGCCTTTCCGTGGCGGTTACCGAAAACGGACATTCCGCGGTGTTCGGATGCGGCGGGTACAATTCCAATAATATAAAAAAATATCTGTCCGGCAGAAATATCCGCAGCCTTGACGAACTGTGTCTTTTGACAAAAGACCATGAAGAGGACGTCAATTCCGCCGACTTGACAAAGCGGATTTCCGCAGATCATCTATCCATGCCGGAAGGCAGCCGGTATGACGGATTCGTTCAGGAGGCCGCAGCAGGTTCCAGATCGGATTTCTTAAAAGAAGATGCTTCATCGGAACAAGCATGGCAGAATATCGAAATCCAAAAGAGGAGCTGCAACGGCGGGATAGCCGTTCGAATGAAAGTCCAAAATGTTTCCGTCCTGTTGCTGCCGGCAGAAGCTGATGCCTCCGCGTTGCCTGAAAGCTGGCTGTCTCCGGATTTCCTGATCACGGACATGCTGCCTGGTGAAGCGGCGGGGCTTCATCCTCTTTGCACGATTCTGTCCATGGATGAGCAGGACCTTTGCAAGTTGCCGGCCCAGAATGGGAATCATACTTTCTGGACGGGCGGATTCGGGACAGTTGTGCTTGAACTGAGAGGGGACCGTATTTTATCGGTCGGGAGGGAATCATAA
- the holA gene encoding DNA polymerase III subunit delta produces the protein MPEITEAELKKQIEQSNFAGLYFLYGEEKYLVSHYMKKLSEKASGRQFTDFNFQKFDGGETGADRIAEAAQSLPFFAERKCVLVSDPDADSMKTVEAEKWKEMIMSLPETTVLVVALPNLEVDEKKGKNWKKLIDLMKSNGNVVRFGRRTDAQLQKLLCSGAQKRGCVLSPRNAGRLVACCGSDLTALFGELEKLCSYVKQGEITEQLIDGFAVKNLEARVFDLSKAVLSGSGDRAYSILNLLLEQGEEPVAILAVLSSAYLDLYRVRASVQSGLSATEPAKHFDYARKEFRLRNAERDAGRYPDGMFRGSLKELLAADIALKSSRGDRRIVLEKLIARLLILAERGKTA, from the coding sequence ATGCCGGAAATCACGGAGGCCGAACTGAAAAAGCAAATCGAACAATCAAATTTTGCCGGACTGTATTTTTTGTATGGGGAAGAAAAATATCTGGTGTCGCACTACATGAAAAAGCTTTCGGAAAAAGCATCCGGGCGGCAGTTTACCGACTTCAACTTTCAAAAGTTCGACGGTGGGGAGACCGGAGCGGACCGGATTGCGGAGGCCGCGCAGTCGCTTCCCTTTTTTGCGGAGCGGAAATGCGTGCTCGTTTCGGACCCCGATGCGGATTCGATGAAAACTGTGGAAGCGGAAAAATGGAAAGAAATGATTATGTCACTTCCGGAAACGACAGTCCTGGTTGTTGCCCTTCCCAATTTGGAGGTGGATGAAAAGAAGGGGAAGAACTGGAAGAAGCTGATTGATCTGATGAAAAGCAATGGAAACGTTGTACGCTTCGGCAGGCGCACGGATGCTCAGCTCCAAAAACTCCTCTGCTCCGGCGCGCAGAAGCGCGGATGCGTTCTATCGCCGCGCAATGCCGGCCGCCTTGTCGCCTGCTGCGGTTCCGACTTGACCGCGCTGTTCGGCGAATTGGAAAAGCTTTGCTCCTATGTCAAGCAGGGAGAAATCACGGAGCAGCTGATCGACGGGTTTGCTGTGAAAAATCTGGAAGCACGCGTTTTCGATCTTTCCAAGGCGGTACTTTCCGGTTCAGGCGACCGGGCCTATTCCATTTTGAATCTTCTTTTGGAGCAGGGGGAGGAACCGGTTGCAATCCTAGCGGTGCTTTCCTCGGCTTATCTTGACCTTTACCGTGTCCGGGCGTCGGTCCAGAGCGGCCTGAGCGCGACGGAGCCGGCGAAACACTTCGACTACGCCCGCAAGGAATTCCGCCTCAGGAATGCCGAACGCGATGCGGGGCGCTACCCGGACGGAATGTTCCGTGGAAGCCTAAAAGAACTTCTCGCGGCGGACATTGCGCTGAAAAGTTCCCGCGGCGACCGGCGCATTGTGCTGGAAAAATTGATTGCCAGGCTTCTGATTCTGGCCGAAAGGGGAAAAACAGCTTGA
- a CDS encoding enolase C-terminal domain-like protein, protein MTNSPIITDMKVIPVAGYDSMLMTLSGAHAPYFTRNLVVLEDSSGHQGIGEIHGGDYTCDSLNAVKPLVIGREIGQYRRVLQTIHKMASSGKDLEGEGIQTLDISKLKFVVKSEWAIECAMLDLMGQFLGVPMAELLGEGVQRKKVEMLGYMFYVSDKSKYKAGDIRYLDESDSPDPWFRMRREEILTPDRVAEEAQCLHEKYGFRNFKLKGGVLKGAEEMEALRRVKKLFPEARVNIDPNGAWSLEEAIELSKDMHGVITYMEDPCGPESGFSGREIMREFKNATQFQVATNMIATDWRQFYHTVSLNACDIILADPHFWGFDGTIRMAQLLKSWGLTWGVHSNNHFDITLAAFAQVGCAAPGDPTPLDTHWVWQDGQNLLKDTPVIQDGYLSLPSKPGLGVTLDMEKVMKANEFYNRLPSHDRNDAAAMQFLIPNWRYDHKRPALVR, encoded by the coding sequence ATGACTAATTCACCCATCATTACGGATATGAAAGTTATTCCCGTCGCCGGATATGACAGCATGCTGATGACGCTTTCTGGCGCACATGCGCCCTATTTTACGCGCAACCTTGTGGTCCTGGAGGATTCCTCCGGCCATCAGGGCATCGGAGAAATCCACGGGGGCGATTACACCTGCGATTCTCTGAATGCAGTAAAGCCTCTGGTGATTGGGCGTGAAATCGGGCAGTATCGCCGCGTTTTGCAGACCATTCATAAAATGGCGAGTTCCGGCAAAGATCTTGAGGGAGAAGGCATTCAGACGCTCGACATCTCAAAACTGAAATTTGTCGTGAAAAGCGAATGGGCAATCGAATGCGCGATGCTTGATTTGATGGGCCAATTTTTGGGCGTTCCGATGGCGGAGCTTTTGGGCGAAGGAGTGCAGAGAAAAAAAGTCGAAATGCTGGGTTACATGTTTTATGTTTCTGATAAATCCAAGTACAAAGCCGGTGACATTCGTTATTTGGATGAATCAGACAGCCCCGATCCGTGGTTCCGTATGCGCAGAGAGGAAATCCTCACCCCAGACCGGGTCGCGGAGGAGGCCCAGTGCCTGCATGAAAAATACGGGTTCCGGAATTTCAAGCTGAAGGGCGGCGTGCTGAAAGGCGCCGAGGAAATGGAGGCGCTGCGCAGGGTAAAGAAGCTGTTCCCGGAGGCCAGGGTGAACATCGACCCGAACGGCGCCTGGAGCCTTGAAGAGGCGATTGAGCTTTCCAAGGATATGCACGGCGTGATTACTTATATGGAGGATCCCTGCGGTCCTGAATCCGGATTTTCCGGCCGTGAGATCATGAGGGAATTCAAGAACGCAACGCAGTTCCAGGTGGCCACCAACATGATCGCCACGGACTGGCGGCAATTCTATCATACCGTCAGCCTGAACGCCTGCGACATCATTCTGGCCGATCCTCATTTCTGGGGCTTTGACGGCACGATCCGAATGGCGCAGCTTCTCAAAAGCTGGGGATTGACGTGGGGAGTACACTCCAACAATCATTTCGACATTACGCTGGCGGCATTTGCGCAGGTGGGCTGTGCGGCCCCGGGCGATCCTACTCCCCTGGATACGCACTGGGTGTGGCAGGACGGGCAAAACCTTTTGAAGGATACCCCGGTGATTCAGGACGGCTATTTGTCCCTTCCCTCCAAACCTGGTCTGGGAGTAACATTGGATATGGAAAAGGTCATGAAGGCAAACGAGTTTTATAACCGGCTGCCCAGTCATGACCGGAACGATGCGGCGGCAATGCAATTTTTGATTCCAAACTGGAGATACGATCACAAAAGGCCTGCTTTGGTACGCTAA
- a CDS encoding winged helix-turn-helix transcriptional regulator, with protein sequence MADNSFPNQTERKKDFTCSIGFAITVIGSKWRAVILWHIIKGSPVRYGALKLKVPGISHKVFTEELKHLKADHLIERKVYPTIPPKVEYSITELGLSLEPALKELCNWGKKYM encoded by the coding sequence ATGGCGGATAATAGTTTTCCAAATCAGACAGAGCGAAAAAAAGACTTTACCTGCTCCATCGGTTTTGCAATAACCGTAATCGGGAGTAAGTGGAGAGCCGTCATATTATGGCACATTATAAAGGGTTCCCCTGTGCGATACGGCGCATTGAAATTAAAAGTGCCTGGAATAAGTCATAAAGTGTTCACGGAAGAGCTAAAACATTTAAAAGCTGACCATCTGATTGAAAGGAAGGTGTATCCAACGATACCGCCCAAGGTCGAATACAGTATCACGGAATTGGGTCTGTCTTTAGAGCCCGCCTTAAAAGAATTGTGTAATTGGGGCAAAAAATACATGTAA
- a CDS encoding phosphoribosyltransferase family protein encodes MSEKYYHMTIAGCERDLPICPIDEHLDIAGFIMLGDVEITEKSAAALLERCPEHDVVVTAETKGIPLCYEMARQGCGKYVVARKGVKAYMRNPISVEVKSITTDHVQKLFLSEEDEKVMRGKRVLIVDDVISTGESLAAMEKLVDLYGGRIVGRACVLAEGDAKDRKDIVYLQPLPLFFK; translated from the coding sequence ATGAGTGAAAAGTACTACCATATGACGATCGCGGGATGCGAACGCGATCTGCCGATCTGCCCGATCGACGAGCACCTCGACATAGCGGGCTTTATTATGCTCGGAGATGTGGAGATCACGGAAAAATCCGCGGCGGCGCTGCTTGAAAGATGCCCGGAGCACGACGTGGTCGTGACCGCGGAAACCAAGGGAATCCCGCTTTGCTATGAAATGGCCCGGCAGGGATGCGGCAAATATGTCGTGGCCCGCAAAGGCGTGAAAGCGTACATGAGAAATCCAATTTCAGTGGAAGTCAAATCCATCACGACAGATCATGTTCAGAAGCTTTTCCTCTCGGAGGAAGACGAAAAAGTGATGCGCGGCAAACGCGTCCTGATTGTGGATGACGTCATCAGCACGGGGGAATCCCTCGCTGCGATGGAAAAGCTGGTGGACCTGTACGGCGGCAGGATCGTCGGCCGGGCCTGCGTGCTCGCGGAAGGCGACGCGAAGGACCGCAAGGACATCGTTTATCTGCAGCCTTTGCCGCTGTTTTTTAAGTAG
- a CDS encoding flavodoxin family protein: protein MSKKILVLTGSPRKEGNSDLMADAFIKGAQAAGNTVKKYETGLKKINGCKACNRCYSKGAACVFGDDFNTLAPLMEQSDMLVLATPMYWFTFPAQLKAALDKMYALLIGGRQSNIKESILLACAETPEKADFDGLVRTYELITSYQKWTDLAHLLIPAVVEKGDILHTDALKRAEELGLSLK, encoded by the coding sequence ATGAGTAAGAAAATCTTGGTACTTACAGGCAGTCCCAGAAAAGAGGGCAACAGCGACCTGATGGCAGATGCATTTATCAAAGGAGCGCAGGCCGCCGGAAATACAGTTAAAAAGTATGAAACCGGCTTAAAGAAAATAAATGGCTGTAAAGCCTGCAACAGATGTTACTCCAAAGGGGCAGCCTGCGTGTTCGGAGACGATTTCAATACGTTGGCTCCGCTTATGGAGCAAAGCGATATGCTTGTCCTTGCAACACCTATGTATTGGTTTACTTTTCCGGCGCAGCTGAAAGCGGCTCTGGATAAAATGTATGCGCTGCTTATCGGCGGCAGACAGAGCAATATTAAAGAAAGCATTTTACTCGCTTGCGCCGAGACTCCAGAAAAAGCTGATTTTGATGGTTTGGTCAGGACCTATGAATTGATCACGTCTTATCAGAAATGGACTGACCTCGCCCATCTGCTGATCCCAGCCGTTGTAGAGAAAGGAGATATTCTACATACAGATGCCCTGAAAAGGGCAGAAGAACTGGGATTGTCATTAAAATAA
- a CDS encoding winged helix-turn-helix transcriptional regulator, whose amino-acid sequence MAIENCSPTGVAMEDTGFGYTLSIIGGKYKMIIMYWLSEYKPVLRFNELKRCIGTITYKTLSNTLKEMETDQLIVRTEYPQIPPKVEYTLSKRGESLIPVLNMMCEWGESNRLPRKKQPIDK is encoded by the coding sequence ATGGCGATTGAAAATTGCAGCCCGACAGGTGTGGCGATGGAAGATACCGGTTTCGGCTATACTCTGTCGATTATCGGCGGTAAATATAAAATGATTATCATGTATTGGCTTTCAGAGTATAAGCCGGTGCTGAGGTTTAACGAACTGAAGCGCTGTATTGGTACAATTACCTATAAAACGCTCAGCAATACGTTGAAAGAAATGGAAACCGATCAGTTAATCGTCCGCACAGAGTATCCCCAGATACCTCCAAAGGTAGAATATACTCTTTCAAAACGCGGAGAGTCCCTGATCCCCGTCTTGAATATGATGTGCGAATGGGGCGAGAGCAACCGACTGCCGCGAAAAAAACAGCCCATAGATAAATAA